In Candidatus Zixiibacteriota bacterium, a single genomic region encodes these proteins:
- a CDS encoding RNA methyltransferase, giving the protein MKLSGSRLKEFVSLLTVKGRRERNAFLVSGVRVIEEAIKANWPIQYLVVSRSELTSTGEEFLRRVDGKEIFELAARDLRRFDSSRSSQGIVAVLSGPEKNDTPAKVNSELILALDAMADPSNLGAILRSAHAFGFRDVILSSGSVELYSPKVVRASAGSIFHLDIHADAELADLLTELKASGRRVVGTSSESDISDSMPEGSRPVCLVIGNEAHGISAGVISLCDKVIRIPIGDGCESLSAPVAAGIAMYEISQAFQSAKQTKPGAGETVVRK; this is encoded by the coding sequence ATGAAACTGAGTGGGAGCAGGCTAAAAGAATTCGTCTCGCTGTTGACGGTCAAGGGACGGCGGGAGAGAAACGCTTTCCTTGTCTCCGGAGTGAGAGTAATAGAGGAAGCGATCAAGGCGAACTGGCCGATCCAGTATCTTGTCGTGTCACGGTCTGAACTGACTTCGACTGGAGAGGAATTCCTTCGAAGAGTGGACGGCAAGGAGATATTCGAACTGGCAGCCAGGGATCTGAGACGTTTCGATAGCTCCCGGTCGTCGCAGGGAATCGTTGCGGTGCTATCAGGACCTGAGAAGAACGACACTCCTGCGAAGGTTAACTCGGAGCTGATTCTTGCTCTTGACGCGATGGCAGACCCATCAAACCTCGGTGCAATTCTGCGGTCGGCGCACGCATTCGGTTTCAGAGATGTGATACTGAGTTCAGGTTCTGTCGAGTTGTATTCGCCCAAGGTCGTCAGGGCATCTGCTGGCAGCATATTTCACCTTGATATCCATGCCGACGCTGAACTGGCTGATTTGCTGACTGAACTGAAGGCTTCCGGACGTAGAGTAGTTGGAACGAGTTCTGAAAGCGATATTTCTGATAGTATGCCGGAAGGTAGCAGACCAGTGTGCCTTGTTATCGGAAACGAGGCTCACGGTATCTCGGCTGGCGTTATTTCATTGTGCGACAAGGTGATCCGAATTCCGATCGGAGATGGCTGCGAATCGCTCAGTGCCCCTGTTGCAGCGGGAATTGCCATGTATGAAATCTCACAGGCTTTTCAATCTGCAAAACAGACGAAACCTGGGGCTGGGGAAACCGTAGTCAGGAAGTGA
- the sppA gene encoding signal peptide peptidase SppA, whose translation MYVKRVVAGILIILTAIAANANAVRYPSISYPHGARSVASVDGTDAVFYNPAVMKSNPYLEMQFYHSFDDSTFDGDNGLVFSRGGLGLGYYSLKRSGEPSVSSWTIALASRYNKRLLVGSSYTFYKTDRQGFHNDHFWKIGMVYRPNRKLSLAAVANNLNRMEFEGDKTSVEYTVGGGLRPFGEKITLSGDYLFYGGEKFKHGRFTAFADIKLKDGMWVSGHADENKFFGIGLSLAFGRSVVESYAYFDDEPEFGSGVVSYGYSYNTRGYALLHPNRYTVLKLSGSYPEERQTSFLWKKERRTFSDLILGLDRIRDDAHITGIALYLDHPKFGFAQLEELRVKIMQIKARGKEVVCFLAPLSGTGSYYLASACDKIAMQRLDQLEMMGLRAEVTFYKGTLDKLGIDAQLEHIGDYKTASDLVTRDSMSVCHREAVDALLDDIWDQVMCGIAESRAISSDSLMLLIDNAPITSVDALEAGLVDTLIYPDEFEDWAGAQLSGASPVTFKQYIDIGTYDARWGELPCVAIIPAEGSITDGVSGNSLFTGKSLGSETLNQAIRRARTNESVKAVVLRVNSPGGQVLGSESIWRELKLTQEQKPVIVSMSNVAASGGYHISSASDYILAQNSTVTGSIGVIYGKLDLSRLRENLGFSTYIVKRGDNADFFSMAHGFTDEQRLKLHKQIRLVYDDFVNTVAENRGMTYDEVDEVAQGRIWSGNRAFDRNLIDGIGGISDAIDTACQLARIKRRDVVVEIVPTRQHSAIPSLQPLATVAGLIRLVTHPEVAEIPDDFAAGLGNGYYFRSPYEIRIK comes from the coding sequence ATGTACGTGAAGAGAGTTGTCGCAGGAATACTGATCATACTGACTGCAATTGCAGCTAATGCGAATGCGGTGCGGTATCCATCCATTAGTTACCCGCACGGTGCAAGATCAGTCGCATCTGTCGATGGTACCGATGCAGTCTTTTATAATCCTGCTGTCATGAAATCGAACCCCTATCTCGAGATGCAGTTTTATCACTCGTTTGATGATTCGACATTCGACGGTGACAATGGACTCGTTTTTTCTCGCGGCGGATTAGGGCTGGGTTACTACAGCCTCAAGCGCAGTGGCGAGCCCTCGGTCAGTTCCTGGACGATTGCGCTGGCCTCGCGCTATAACAAACGGCTGCTGGTCGGATCGAGCTACACATTTTACAAGACCGATCGACAGGGATTCCACAACGACCATTTCTGGAAAATCGGCATGGTTTATCGCCCAAACAGGAAGCTCTCGTTGGCCGCTGTTGCTAACAATCTGAACCGTATGGAGTTCGAGGGTGATAAGACGAGCGTGGAGTACACCGTAGGTGGCGGACTGAGGCCTTTCGGCGAGAAGATCACGCTATCGGGTGATTACCTGTTCTATGGCGGCGAGAAATTCAAACATGGCAGGTTTACGGCATTCGCCGACATCAAGCTCAAAGATGGCATGTGGGTAAGTGGGCATGCCGACGAGAATAAGTTCTTTGGAATCGGATTGTCTCTTGCTTTCGGTCGATCCGTCGTAGAGTCTTATGCATACTTCGACGATGAACCGGAATTTGGATCAGGCGTGGTCTCGTACGGTTACAGTTATAACACCCGTGGCTATGCTCTGCTACACCCAAATCGTTACACGGTTCTCAAACTTTCCGGATCTTATCCTGAGGAACGTCAGACAAGCTTTCTCTGGAAAAAGGAGCGGCGGACATTCTCCGATCTGATCCTTGGACTGGATCGCATCCGCGATGATGCACACATCACAGGCATCGCATTGTATTTAGACCATCCGAAGTTCGGCTTTGCCCAACTTGAGGAACTACGGGTGAAGATCATGCAGATTAAGGCGCGGGGAAAAGAGGTCGTCTGTTTTCTTGCACCATTATCCGGGACAGGATCATACTATCTTGCATCAGCGTGCGATAAGATCGCCATGCAGAGGCTCGATCAGCTCGAAATGATGGGCCTGCGGGCTGAAGTAACATTCTACAAGGGCACTTTGGACAAGCTCGGTATCGATGCACAGCTTGAGCATATCGGTGATTATAAGACAGCCTCCGACTTGGTGACCCGCGACAGCATGTCGGTTTGTCACCGGGAGGCAGTTGATGCTCTCCTCGATGATATCTGGGATCAGGTGATGTGCGGAATCGCAGAATCGCGAGCGATTTCGTCTGACAGCCTAATGTTGCTGATCGATAATGCGCCGATTACATCTGTCGATGCTCTTGAGGCTGGGCTCGTCGATACTCTCATCTATCCGGACGAATTCGAGGACTGGGCCGGAGCTCAGTTGAGTGGTGCATCGCCGGTAACGTTCAAGCAGTACATTGATATCGGGACTTATGATGCTCGATGGGGTGAGCTTCCATGCGTTGCAATCATTCCAGCCGAGGGATCAATCACAGACGGAGTCAGCGGTAACAGCTTGTTCACCGGCAAGTCTCTTGGATCTGAGACGCTGAATCAGGCAATTCGCAGGGCACGTACGAATGAGTCTGTCAAAGCGGTTGTCCTCAGGGTGAATAGTCCCGGGGGGCAGGTGCTTGGTTCAGAGTCTATTTGGCGTGAACTGAAACTGACTCAGGAACAGAAACCGGTCATTGTCTCGATGAGCAATGTTGCGGCATCCGGGGGGTATCATATCTCATCCGCCTCGGACTACATACTGGCGCAGAATTCGACAGTCACCGGATCGATCGGCGTGATTTACGGAAAACTCGACCTGTCGAGGCTTCGCGAGAATCTTGGTTTCTCGACCTATATCGTCAAGAGGGGAGATAACGCCGATTTTTTTTCGATGGCGCACGGTTTCACCGATGAGCAGCGCCTGAAGCTCCACAAGCAGATCAGGCTTGTTTACGATGATTTCGTCAATACCGTGGCGGAAAATCGGGGTATGACGTACGACGAAGTTGACGAGGTTGCTCAGGGACGTATATGGAGCGGAAATCGCGCGTTTGATCGCAATCTCATTGACGGCATTGGCGGGATTTCCGATGCGATAGACACAGCCTGCCAGCTGGCACGTATCAAGCGCCGGGATGTTGTTGTGGAGATTGTCCCGACCAGGCAGCACTCAGCGATTCCGAGCTTGCAGCCCCTGGCGACTGTGGCAGGTCTTATCAGATTAGTCACACATCCGGAAGTCGCAGAAATACCTGATGACTTCGCTGCCGGATTGGGAAACGGGTATTATTTCAGGAGTCCCTACGAGATAAGAATCAAATAA
- a CDS encoding patatin-like phospholipase family protein, which translates to MIRLRILFGLLLLLLLHTSGLGGQARTLVRFDLDSLLSRGFPEYQPKLGGARVGLVMSGGGARGLAQIGALKVLENSDIEVDLIAGTSMGGVVGGLWAAGFSADSIERLARNVDWSSFFSDRPKRSNLFMTQREEGEKHLLTLRFDGFKPTIPTALTSGQKLTSLLNRLSIETNYGCRHDFDRLRIPLRICAVDILTAKPVIIRKGNLADALRATMSVPLAFTPLEIDSMMLMDGGLLMPIPVEVARDAGANVVIAINTTSGLLERDQISDAIDIANQTTTIMQLETRNNELSKADVVVTPDLGGKLATDFSGIDLMIAAGEAAMLEALPQIRAKIDTERYLCGDAASVRVDSISAPGFLRTNPTVIDLTKTARQGKLLTIFQIRQAALQILNSGTVSHLEVRHVESDSLGLLILESCPISPAARVGWVGNETISDGTIRSAISSCDSTENGADAIQDVYDRFSVLYRSCGYDLMEIDSVTYNILADSTTYYISEGLISRVMITGNDRTRGWVIKRNFTLDPGEPFNLEAAEKGMSNIYSTGLFERVNFDVERRENEALVRIEVKEKKFDHMRIGAHYHEHYHAETFADFADANVLGLSHELFFRVQYGEKRKYYSLNLKADRIFETYLTYRIKLYHERLKRDRYEDNVSLGFNRERRTGAMVAFGQQISKLGTVTIEARAERLRIDLPVFAGLIHRSLRSITLRSKVDNLDKYPYPDAGVAAHFYLELAYDAFGGEDRYKKAYFDWKAQIPLSDKLGLQPSFAIGASDVALPMFEKFSLGGNRNLYGYHNDALEGDKLFRGSFGLRYALPYGFYVTGRYDVGNIWSTLEEIRFDNLLHCSGVELSYDSPLGPISVSYGRAEREHERAYIDVGYDF; encoded by the coding sequence ATGATTCGTCTAAGAATTCTCTTTGGCTTGCTTCTTCTGCTGCTCCTGCACACATCCGGGCTCGGCGGACAGGCAAGGACTCTCGTCAGATTCGATCTCGACAGTCTTCTATCACGCGGCTTTCCCGAGTACCAGCCGAAGCTCGGAGGTGCGAGAGTCGGCCTGGTGATGTCTGGTGGAGGAGCGAGAGGTTTAGCACAAATCGGCGCATTGAAAGTCCTCGAAAATAGCGATATTGAAGTAGATCTCATCGCCGGCACAAGCATGGGTGGTGTGGTGGGCGGACTGTGGGCCGCTGGATTCTCCGCAGACAGCATCGAACGCCTGGCCAGGAATGTTGATTGGTCCAGTTTTTTCTCCGATAGACCGAAAAGGTCTAATCTCTTCATGACACAGCGTGAGGAGGGAGAGAAACATCTGCTGACGCTTCGATTCGACGGGTTCAAACCGACAATCCCGACCGCTCTCACCTCAGGACAGAAACTGACCTCGCTCCTCAACAGACTCTCTATCGAGACAAACTATGGTTGCCGCCACGATTTCGACAGGCTTAGGATTCCTCTGAGGATATGCGCAGTCGATATTCTGACAGCTAAGCCGGTTATCATTCGCAAGGGGAATCTTGCAGACGCCCTTAGAGCGACTATGTCCGTGCCGCTGGCTTTCACACCGCTCGAGATTGATTCCATGATGCTCATGGATGGTGGACTGCTGATGCCAATACCGGTTGAAGTCGCTCGCGACGCAGGAGCAAACGTCGTAATTGCCATCAACACAACATCAGGACTGCTCGAAAGAGATCAGATTTCTGATGCGATCGACATAGCGAATCAGACCACGACTATCATGCAGCTTGAGACCAGAAACAATGAACTTTCCAAAGCAGACGTGGTGGTCACTCCGGATCTCGGAGGGAAATTGGCAACCGATTTCAGCGGAATTGACCTAATGATTGCTGCCGGAGAAGCGGCGATGCTGGAAGCCCTGCCACAAATCAGGGCGAAGATTGACACCGAACGGTATTTGTGCGGCGACGCAGCTTCGGTGCGAGTCGATTCCATATCAGCCCCGGGATTTTTGCGGACTAATCCGACAGTTATTGATCTTACCAAAACGGCCAGGCAGGGGAAGCTGCTCACCATTTTCCAGATTAGGCAGGCCGCACTTCAAATCCTGAACTCGGGGACCGTATCTCATCTTGAGGTAAGGCATGTTGAGTCTGACAGTCTCGGCCTGCTTATCTTGGAATCATGCCCGATATCGCCTGCCGCCAGGGTTGGCTGGGTTGGCAACGAGACTATCAGCGACGGAACAATTCGGAGTGCTATCAGCTCATGTGACTCAACCGAGAATGGCGCCGATGCTATTCAGGATGTCTATGACCGATTCTCCGTCCTCTACAGGAGCTGTGGATATGATCTAATGGAGATAGACTCGGTTACGTACAATATTCTCGCAGACTCAACCACTTACTACATCTCCGAAGGTTTGATTTCGCGTGTCATGATTACAGGCAACGACCGCACTCGAGGCTGGGTGATCAAGCGGAATTTCACTCTTGATCCGGGCGAACCGTTCAATCTTGAAGCCGCTGAGAAGGGAATGTCGAACATCTATTCGACCGGGCTGTTCGAACGGGTCAATTTCGATGTAGAGCGTCGCGAAAATGAGGCGCTCGTGCGCATCGAAGTCAAAGAGAAGAAATTCGACCACATGCGCATCGGAGCACACTACCACGAGCACTACCATGCAGAGACTTTCGCGGATTTTGCCGACGCGAATGTCCTTGGATTGTCACACGAATTGTTTTTCAGGGTCCAGTACGGCGAGAAACGGAAGTACTACAGTCTGAATCTTAAGGCAGACAGGATATTCGAAACCTATCTCACATATCGCATAAAGTTGTATCACGAAAGGCTGAAGCGAGATCGGTATGAGGACAATGTCTCACTCGGATTCAACAGAGAGCGACGCACCGGCGCTATGGTAGCTTTCGGCCAGCAGATATCGAAACTTGGGACGGTTACGATCGAGGCAAGAGCGGAGCGGCTCCGAATCGATCTGCCGGTATTCGCGGGACTGATACACAGAAGTCTGCGCAGCATTACCCTGCGGTCGAAGGTCGACAATCTCGACAAATACCCCTACCCCGATGCAGGTGTCGCGGCCCACTTCTATCTTGAGCTTGCGTACGATGCTTTCGGCGGAGAAGACCGCTATAAGAAGGCGTATTTCGATTGGAAGGCACAGATTCCTCTCAGTGATAAGCTCGGTCTCCAGCCAAGCTTCGCCATCGGTGCGTCCGATGTCGCGCTGCCAATGTTCGAGAAATTCTCCCTCGGTGGCAACAGGAATCTGTATGGATACCACAACGACGCTCTTGAGGGAGATAAGCTGTTCAGAGGAAGTTTCGGCCTTAGATATGCCCTGCCGTACGGATTTTACGTAACGGGACGGTATGATGTCGGCAATATCTGGAGTACACTCGAGGAAATTCGTTTTGACAACCTGCTCCACTGCTCCGGCGTAGAACTGTCATACGACTCTCCGCTCGGACCGATTTCGGTCAGCTATGGCCGAGCGGAACGCGAGCATGAGCGCGCGTATATCGATGTCGGTTATGATTTTTGA
- a CDS encoding insulinase family protein — MRNRSITVVALIATAAFILATSAVASDVKLPKMNRKTLDNGLEVIALEHHEQPVVSIRLVIRGGQSFDTADKAGLANFTASLLRQGTTTRDANQISEEIDFVGGSLAAGAGLDETNANCEVLSKHLAVGFDLLSDMVINPTFADDEVERIRNQTISAIMRSKDDPNSIAAEMFNKQIFGDHPYALPAMGTEESMSMLTRDDVVAFHQKYYVPNNSFLIVVGDIKPDEVFEMASVKFGPWQKGTVPEMNFPAPPTISGYKIVLIDKPDATQSNIMFGHLGINRSNPDIFAVRVMNYIVGGGGFVSRLMKDIRAEQGLTYDINSQFSYQRDIGDFAVTTFTGNENTASAINSTIELLKKVGAEGLTDEEIDDCHSFYSGYFPLVFETPAQIAQQIQTAELYGLGVEYLTSYVSKINGVDVAAANKAAKDYIDHDNMIFVVVGKAADIKAGLEELGPVTMYKISEL, encoded by the coding sequence ATGAGAAATCGATCAATCACAGTTGTTGCATTGATAGCGACGGCAGCCTTTATTCTTGCCACGTCAGCCGTGGCAAGCGATGTGAAACTGCCGAAGATGAACCGGAAAACACTTGATAACGGTCTCGAGGTTATCGCACTGGAGCATCACGAGCAGCCGGTTGTCTCGATACGGCTCGTCATACGAGGCGGTCAGAGTTTTGATACCGCCGACAAAGCGGGACTCGCGAACTTCACGGCGTCTCTCCTGAGACAGGGAACGACAACACGCGATGCCAACCAGATATCGGAAGAGATAGACTTCGTAGGCGGATCGCTGGCTGCGGGTGCCGGACTTGATGAAACCAACGCCAATTGCGAAGTGCTCTCGAAGCATCTTGCGGTCGGATTCGACCTTCTTTCCGATATGGTCATCAATCCGACATTCGCCGACGATGAAGTCGAGCGCATTCGCAACCAGACGATTTCTGCGATCATGCGCTCCAAAGATGATCCCAACAGCATTGCAGCTGAGATGTTCAACAAACAAATCTTTGGGGATCATCCGTATGCTCTTCCCGCTATGGGCACCGAAGAAAGCATGTCGATGCTGACCAGAGACGATGTGGTCGCATTTCATCAGAAATACTACGTACCGAACAACTCATTTCTGATCGTTGTCGGAGACATCAAGCCGGATGAAGTTTTCGAGATGGCTTCAGTTAAGTTTGGCCCGTGGCAGAAGGGCACAGTGCCGGAGATGAATTTCCCGGCCCCTCCGACGATCAGCGGATACAAGATTGTCTTGATAGACAAGCCGGATGCCACTCAGTCGAACATCATGTTCGGCCATCTTGGGATCAATCGATCCAACCCGGACATATTCGCTGTCAGAGTGATGAATTACATAGTCGGCGGTGGCGGTTTTGTTTCGCGCCTGATGAAGGACATTCGAGCGGAACAGGGGCTGACTTACGATATCAATTCGCAGTTTTCGTATCAGCGCGATATCGGCGATTTTGCAGTGACGACATTCACCGGCAATGAGAACACCGCCAGCGCGATCAATTCGACTATTGAACTGTTGAAGAAAGTAGGGGCGGAGGGACTGACCGACGAGGAAATCGACGACTGCCATTCGTTCTACTCCGGATACTTCCCGCTGGTATTCGAGACTCCGGCACAGATCGCTCAACAGATTCAGACCGCTGAGCTTTATGGGCTCGGTGTTGAATACCTGACATCATACGTGTCAAAGATTAACGGTGTCGATGTCGCTGCAGCGAATAAGGCGGCGAAGGACTATATCGATCACGACAACATGATATTCGTAGTTGTCGGCAAGGCAGCGGATATCAAGGCTGGTCTCGAGGAGCTCGGCCCGGTGACGATGTACAAGATATCTGAATTGTAA
- a CDS encoding insulinase family protein, which translates to MKLTLIALLTAFCLMSVPAIAAGPAEWPITEAELDNGLKVIILEDHSTPAVTSQIWYHVGSKNERPGITGISHLFEHMMFKGSKNIPPEEHARIVQKNGGTSNAYTYFDQTVYHETLGNEKLDLALSLEAERMQNLTIDDKNLASERQVIIEERGWRIDNNPFMPIVEQLFATSYNAHPYGWHVIGWMSDLESITLDDCRNYFDTYYVPNNATLVIAGDVNPKDAMQLVEKHFGAIPRGAEPPRPHTVEPVQMGERRVEFHKQAQLPVFIAGYHTPEMLNEDTYALDVLSRVFSGGQSSRAYKRLVYDEQICLFAGGQFETREDPALFYVFAFMNPGATTETAEAALYDELEKIKNEPLTDHELQKAKNQIEAELVGQMESIDDKAQMLGQYQTLTGDYRNMFGEMDKYMAVTADDVMRVAKKYFDSRNRTVVTLVPEQSDAGMGFGL; encoded by the coding sequence GTGAAACTAACACTTATTGCGCTGTTGACAGCGTTCTGTCTGATGTCGGTACCGGCCATCGCTGCAGGTCCAGCCGAGTGGCCGATTACTGAAGCGGAGTTGGATAACGGCCTGAAGGTGATCATTCTCGAAGATCATTCGACGCCGGCTGTAACCAGTCAGATCTGGTATCATGTCGGCTCGAAGAACGAACGGCCGGGAATCACCGGAATCTCGCACCTGTTTGAACACATGATGTTTAAAGGTTCGAAGAACATACCGCCAGAGGAACACGCCAGAATAGTCCAGAAGAACGGTGGTACATCGAACGCATACACCTATTTCGATCAGACCGTCTATCACGAGACACTCGGTAATGAAAAGCTTGATCTGGCGCTATCTCTGGAAGCCGAACGGATGCAGAATCTCACCATCGATGACAAGAATCTTGCTTCGGAGAGGCAGGTCATCATAGAAGAGCGGGGCTGGCGCATCGACAACAATCCATTCATGCCGATTGTCGAGCAGTTGTTTGCGACTTCATACAATGCGCATCCTTATGGCTGGCACGTAATCGGCTGGATGAGTGACCTCGAATCGATAACGCTGGATGATTGCCGGAATTATTTCGATACGTACTATGTTCCCAATAACGCAACCCTTGTGATTGCAGGCGATGTCAATCCGAAGGATGCCATGCAGCTTGTCGAGAAGCATTTCGGTGCAATTCCGCGCGGTGCTGAGCCCCCCCGTCCTCATACGGTGGAGCCGGTGCAGATGGGCGAGAGGAGAGTGGAATTCCACAAGCAGGCACAGCTTCCGGTCTTCATAGCCGGATACCACACTCCGGAGATGCTTAACGAAGATACTTACGCGCTTGACGTGCTCTCCAGAGTATTCTCTGGCGGGCAGAGTTCACGCGCTTATAAACGTCTTGTCTATGACGAACAAATCTGCCTCTTCGCAGGTGGTCAGTTCGAGACAAGAGAAGACCCTGCATTATTCTACGTGTTCGCATTCATGAATCCGGGAGCGACGACTGAGACTGCGGAGGCTGCTCTCTATGATGAATTGGAGAAGATCAAGAATGAACCGCTTACCGATCACGAATTGCAGAAAGCGAAAAACCAGATCGAAGCGGAATTGGTCGGGCAGATGGAGTCCATCGATGACAAAGCTCAGATGCTCGGGCAGTATCAGACCCTCACCGGCGACTATCGCAATATGTTTGGAGAAATGGACAAGTACATGGCTGTGACCGCCGATGACGTGATGCGAGTTGCCAAGAAGTACTTCGATTCCAGGAATCGTACCGTAGTTACGCTGGTGCCGGAGCAGTCTGACGCCGGCATGGGCTTTGGATTGTAA
- a CDS encoding EamA family transporter — protein MREFILFVALALAWGSNWPVVKIGLESAPPFWLATIRFFISFIALGSVILFKRPSYQSISGNWGKIMLVGSLSYGVSYGFIHWGQNYVSSGTASVLFASIPFFVAMFSYMMLRSERVTVLKVIGIVVGFAGIVVIYLGDISLHGEMAIWGAVVITLASATAGFTTVFVRKHLRHVDPLLLTHTQMIPGFILLLVMALVFDDVSALKLNANTILSTLHLALVGTAFAFWAFFYLLSRMNAVTLSLVGFVTPIVALFLGWLILDESITARLGFGIALVLVGVWFASREPSGSIVSQKS, from the coding sequence TTGCGTGAATTCATACTCTTCGTAGCACTTGCGCTTGCGTGGGGATCGAACTGGCCGGTCGTGAAAATCGGCCTCGAATCGGCCCCGCCATTCTGGCTTGCCACCATAAGGTTTTTCATCAGTTTTATAGCCCTTGGCTCGGTGATACTATTCAAACGCCCGAGCTATCAATCGATTTCTGGCAATTGGGGCAAAATCATGCTGGTAGGATCGCTGTCGTACGGCGTGAGTTATGGATTCATTCACTGGGGACAGAATTACGTGTCGTCAGGGACCGCCTCGGTTCTGTTCGCATCGATTCCATTTTTCGTTGCGATGTTTTCATACATGATGCTCCGCAGCGAGAGGGTGACCGTGTTAAAAGTCATCGGCATCGTTGTAGGCTTTGCCGGAATAGTCGTGATCTATCTCGGCGATATCTCTCTGCATGGGGAAATGGCAATATGGGGGGCTGTCGTTATCACGCTCGCTTCGGCGACAGCGGGATTTACCACGGTATTCGTGAGAAAACATCTGCGCCATGTCGATCCGCTTCTGTTGACGCACACGCAGATGATACCAGGCTTTATTCTGTTGTTGGTAATGGCGCTTGTATTTGATGACGTATCTGCACTCAAGCTCAACGCCAACACGATTCTTTCGACGTTGCATCTTGCTCTGGTCGGAACAGCGTTTGCATTCTGGGCTTTCTTCTATCTGTTATCGAGAATGAATGCTGTCACACTGTCGCTGGTCGGATTTGTCACGCCGATTGTAGCGCTCTTTCTCGGCTGGCTAATCCTCGATGAGAGTATTACAGCCCGGCTAGGTTTCGGGATTGCCCTTGTGTTGGTGGGAGTGTGGTTTGCTTCGCGGGAGCCGTCAGGAAGCATCGTTTCTCAAAAATCATAA